Proteins encoded within one genomic window of Paenarthrobacter sp. JL.01a:
- the opgC gene encoding OpgC domain-containing protein produces MPTFPLAAPRRALMVVILMLLAFLLPSTHAWGSVGQQDDDPDKRYFGALLDWNKDSAADYAQRLGAPAALYGQNVALPEDDGGREYLKGYFAQVADQGSHALLTVRPGIPLQDITDDVATTFARQITTAAAGFRGKVFVRFGPDMNTPWVGWGQEPDAYRAAFGRVAVALRGSLADPVMVWSPTAEKDYPFRSATSTPPKGVPLGSLDTNGNGIWDMDDSAFDPYYPGDDVVDWIGLSIYHDTTGAGAANNTVPDAGEFNDALHASSGGTGTDNFYGSYVQARNKPLLIETGAFYSPGAGGAAEIEVKQTWWHQVFASVAQPENGAVRAVVWNETTDARDQSKVSIDWRATTQPSLASPFRSSLDTSGLAVGPVTEKGLKDVPGLEAPQAKSGTTLRGWAAWATAGSVLVAVAALWLLSSRAAPNRWSYTGSGKRDARIDMLRGLAIVFVVVNHVGINSVFQLLSQETIGVVSGAELFVMLSGAVLGMVYGPRIATELGDVVDGTTKRASKLYFTALAVVLIVYVLSLLPFINAAAVTTFTDQGTGAAGHSAAGTTYDLYAGMEGLLQFPVPQGLIPALLLLQVGPWQFNIMGLYVVLLLISPLILVALSRGLTWLVLTISAALYIAGSVFRFRLLPSQFEDSFPLLVWQVLFVLGMTAGFHRQRIIDWFAHPRQRILLGVCIFLAAACAIFSWSGPYLTNQLDVRLALIPDATFRYLYDTHFSRTYLGIGRVLNVILITIALYALLSAFWKPLSRAVGWFFVPLGQATLYVFIMHVFFIVAIANIPALRDGNLWLNTAVYVALLAILWVMVKTKFLFRLVPR; encoded by the coding sequence ATGCCTACCTTTCCCCTAGCGGCCCCTCGACGGGCGCTGATGGTTGTCATCCTGATGCTCTTGGCGTTCCTCCTTCCGTCCACGCATGCCTGGGGCTCGGTGGGGCAGCAGGACGACGATCCCGACAAGCGGTACTTCGGCGCATTGCTGGACTGGAACAAGGACTCAGCTGCCGATTACGCACAGCGGTTGGGAGCCCCCGCGGCCCTCTACGGGCAGAACGTGGCCCTCCCCGAGGACGACGGCGGCCGCGAATACCTCAAGGGCTACTTCGCGCAGGTGGCCGACCAAGGCTCACATGCGCTCCTGACCGTCCGCCCGGGCATCCCCTTGCAGGACATTACCGACGACGTCGCCACCACTTTTGCGCGTCAAATTACGACGGCGGCAGCCGGCTTCAGGGGGAAGGTGTTCGTCCGTTTCGGTCCGGACATGAACACGCCCTGGGTGGGCTGGGGCCAGGAACCGGACGCCTACCGGGCCGCGTTCGGCCGGGTTGCTGTTGCCCTCCGGGGCAGCCTGGCCGATCCCGTGATGGTGTGGTCTCCGACAGCTGAGAAGGACTACCCCTTCCGGTCGGCTACTTCCACCCCGCCCAAGGGAGTTCCCCTGGGTTCGTTGGACACCAACGGCAACGGGATCTGGGACATGGACGACTCGGCTTTTGACCCGTACTACCCCGGTGATGACGTTGTGGACTGGATCGGCCTGTCGATTTACCACGACACCACAGGAGCCGGAGCCGCCAACAACACCGTCCCCGACGCCGGCGAGTTCAATGACGCCCTGCATGCCTCCAGTGGCGGCACAGGAACGGACAACTTTTATGGAAGCTATGTCCAGGCCAGGAACAAGCCGCTCCTGATTGAGACCGGCGCGTTCTACTCCCCCGGGGCCGGGGGCGCGGCCGAGATTGAAGTCAAGCAAACGTGGTGGCACCAGGTCTTCGCTTCCGTAGCTCAGCCCGAAAACGGTGCCGTCCGCGCAGTGGTCTGGAACGAAACTACCGATGCCCGCGATCAGAGCAAGGTTTCCATCGACTGGCGTGCCACCACGCAACCATCCCTGGCTTCTCCCTTCAGGTCTTCCCTGGACACCTCGGGCCTGGCAGTGGGTCCTGTCACCGAAAAGGGCTTGAAGGACGTTCCGGGCCTTGAGGCACCACAAGCGAAGTCCGGAACAACTCTCCGGGGGTGGGCTGCATGGGCGACTGCAGGGTCTGTCCTGGTGGCAGTGGCCGCGTTATGGCTTCTCTCCTCGAGGGCTGCGCCGAACAGGTGGTCCTACACCGGGTCCGGAAAGCGTGACGCCCGGATCGACATGCTTCGTGGTTTGGCCATCGTCTTTGTGGTGGTGAATCACGTGGGCATCAACTCTGTCTTCCAGTTGCTGAGCCAGGAGACCATTGGCGTCGTCTCCGGGGCGGAGCTCTTCGTCATGCTTTCAGGAGCGGTGCTGGGCATGGTCTACGGGCCACGCATCGCCACGGAACTGGGAGATGTGGTGGACGGGACCACCAAGCGCGCTTCGAAACTGTACTTCACCGCGTTGGCGGTCGTCCTGATCGTGTATGTCTTGAGTCTGCTCCCCTTCATCAACGCGGCGGCAGTGACCACTTTCACGGATCAAGGAACGGGTGCTGCAGGGCATTCAGCGGCCGGTACGACCTACGACCTGTATGCCGGGATGGAGGGCTTGCTGCAATTCCCGGTTCCACAGGGCTTGATTCCCGCCCTGCTGTTGTTGCAGGTTGGCCCGTGGCAGTTCAACATCATGGGCCTGTACGTGGTTTTGTTATTGATCAGTCCTTTGATCCTGGTGGCTCTCTCCCGGGGACTGACGTGGCTGGTGCTCACCATCAGCGCGGCCCTGTACATCGCCGGGTCGGTCTTCCGGTTCCGGCTGCTCCCCTCGCAGTTCGAGGATTCCTTTCCCCTGCTTGTGTGGCAGGTCCTGTTTGTCCTCGGCATGACGGCAGGCTTCCACCGCCAACGGATCATCGATTGGTTCGCGCACCCGCGTCAGCGGATTCTTCTTGGGGTGTGCATCTTCTTGGCTGCTGCATGCGCGATCTTCTCCTGGAGCGGCCCCTACCTGACCAACCAGCTCGACGTGCGGCTCGCGCTCATCCCCGACGCCACCTTCAGGTACCTCTACGACACCCACTTCAGCCGCACTTATCTCGGCATAGGACGCGTGTTGAACGTCATTCTCATCACCATCGCCCTCTATGCGCTGCTGAGTGCATTCTGGAAGCCGCTCTCACGCGCTGTGGGCTGGTTTTTCGTGCCACTCGGGCAAGCCACGCTGTATGTGTTCATCATGCATGTTTTCTTCATCGTGGCCATCGCCAACATCCCGGCCCTCCGGGATGGCAACCTCTGGCTGAACACCGCTGTCTACGTCGCACTGCTCGCGATTCTCTGGGTGATGGTGAAAACGAAGTTCCTCTTCAGGCTGGTTCCGAGGTAG
- a CDS encoding malonic semialdehyde reductase — translation MTIAHEEAVIDAAAVDAIFAEARTANSFSGEVTEEQARAIYELTKFGPTAFNSQPLRVTYVRSDEARAKLVDHLSRGNQAKTASAPLVAILSYDTDWQGQWNKFLPAYGAPKAMYDENAELAAATGNNNAHLQAGYFILAVRSLGFAAGPMTGADFAAIDAEFFPNGDQKSFLIVNIGQPGPDAWGEAKPKFAYEDVVRTV, via the coding sequence ATGACGATCGCCCACGAAGAAGCAGTCATTGACGCCGCAGCAGTCGACGCCATTTTTGCCGAAGCCCGTACCGCCAACAGCTTCTCCGGTGAGGTCACCGAAGAGCAGGCACGGGCCATCTACGAACTCACGAAGTTCGGCCCCACCGCCTTCAACTCCCAGCCCCTCCGCGTGACCTACGTCCGCTCGGACGAGGCCCGCGCCAAGCTGGTCGACCACCTGTCCCGCGGCAACCAGGCCAAGACCGCCTCCGCTCCGCTGGTCGCCATCCTCTCTTACGACACCGACTGGCAGGGCCAGTGGAACAAGTTCCTCCCCGCCTACGGCGCCCCCAAGGCCATGTATGACGAGAACGCCGAACTCGCCGCTGCTACGGGCAACAACAACGCCCACCTGCAGGCCGGCTACTTCATCCTGGCCGTGCGCTCCCTCGGATTCGCTGCCGGCCCGATGACCGGCGCCGACTTCGCCGCCATCGACGCCGAGTTCTTCCCGAACGGGGACCAGAAGAGCTTCCTCATCGTCAACATCGGCCAGCCCGGCCCGGACGCCTGGGGCGAAGCCAAGCCGAAGTTCGCTTACGAGGACGTTGTCCGCACGGTCTGA
- the pgm gene encoding phosphoglucomutase (alpha-D-glucose-1,6-bisphosphate-dependent), protein MASRAGTVALPQDLVDITALLDAYFDVAPDLGDPAQRVAFGTSGHRGSSLKASFNEAHILAITQAIVEYRGRQGITGPLFIGRDTHALSEPAQNSALEVLAANGVTVLVDARHGYTPTPALSHAILKYNREAAPGTPQADGIVVTPSHNPPADGGFKYNPPHGGPADTDATGWIADRANQLLENGLRGVKRMPLNDALAADTTGKFDFLSSYVDDLPSVLNLNAIRDAGVRIGADPMGGASVDYWGEIGERHQLNLTVVNPTVDPQWAFMTLDWDEKIRMDCSSPSAMASLIKRMSAGGSGGAAYDVATGNDADADRHGIVTPDGGLMNPNHYLAVAIDYLYRNRSGWNPESVVGKTLVSSSIIDRVAAGLGRKLVEVPVGFKWFVPGLLSGEGAFGGEESAGASFNKLDGSVWTTDKDGILLALLASEITAVTGSSPSQLYKGLTDQFGAPVYARIDAAATREQKSKLGKLSAADVTATSLAGEEITAKLTEAPGNGASIGGLKVVTENAWFAARPSGTEDVYKIYAESFKGADHLAQVQQEAKALVDGVIA, encoded by the coding sequence ATGGCTAGCCGAGCGGGCACAGTTGCCCTTCCCCAGGACCTTGTTGACATCACAGCCCTGCTGGACGCGTATTTCGACGTAGCTCCGGACTTGGGCGATCCCGCGCAACGCGTGGCGTTTGGAACGTCAGGGCACCGCGGATCCAGTTTGAAGGCCTCCTTCAACGAGGCCCATATCCTCGCGATCACCCAGGCGATCGTTGAATACCGTGGCCGTCAGGGCATCACCGGGCCGTTGTTCATCGGACGCGACACCCACGCCCTGAGTGAGCCGGCGCAGAACTCCGCCCTGGAGGTGCTGGCCGCCAACGGCGTCACCGTACTGGTTGATGCCCGCCACGGCTACACACCCACACCCGCATTGAGCCACGCAATCCTCAAGTACAACCGCGAGGCAGCCCCCGGCACTCCGCAGGCCGATGGCATCGTGGTCACTCCAAGCCACAACCCTCCCGCTGACGGCGGCTTCAAGTACAACCCCCCGCACGGCGGGCCGGCCGACACGGATGCCACCGGATGGATTGCCGATCGCGCCAACCAGCTGCTGGAGAATGGGCTGCGCGGCGTCAAGCGCATGCCGCTCAACGATGCCCTGGCTGCTGACACCACCGGCAAGTTCGACTTCCTCAGCAGCTACGTGGACGACCTCCCGTCCGTGCTGAACCTCAACGCCATCCGCGACGCCGGCGTCCGCATTGGCGCCGACCCCATGGGCGGCGCATCCGTGGACTACTGGGGCGAGATCGGCGAGCGCCACCAGCTCAACCTCACCGTGGTAAACCCCACCGTCGACCCGCAGTGGGCCTTCATGACCCTCGACTGGGACGAGAAGATCCGCATGGACTGCTCCTCGCCGTCGGCCATGGCATCGCTGATCAAGCGCATGTCCGCAGGTGGTTCCGGCGGGGCCGCGTACGACGTCGCCACCGGTAACGACGCCGACGCCGACCGCCACGGCATCGTGACGCCCGACGGTGGCCTCATGAACCCGAACCATTACCTCGCCGTCGCCATCGACTACCTGTACCGGAACCGCAGCGGCTGGAACCCGGAGTCCGTGGTGGGCAAGACGCTGGTTTCGTCCTCGATCATCGACCGCGTAGCCGCGGGCCTTGGCCGGAAGCTCGTTGAGGTGCCCGTGGGCTTCAAGTGGTTCGTGCCCGGCCTGCTCTCCGGCGAAGGTGCTTTCGGTGGCGAGGAGTCAGCCGGTGCCTCGTTCAACAAGCTCGACGGCAGCGTCTGGACAACTGACAAGGACGGCATCCTGCTGGCCCTCCTTGCTTCGGAGATCACGGCTGTCACGGGATCTTCTCCCTCGCAGCTGTACAAGGGGCTGACGGACCAGTTCGGGGCACCGGTGTACGCCCGCATCGACGCCGCCGCCACGCGCGAGCAGAAGTCCAAGCTGGGCAAGCTCTCTGCAGCGGATGTCACCGCCACTTCCCTTGCCGGCGAGGAAATCACCGCCAAGCTCACCGAGGCTCCCGGCAACGGTGCGTCCATTGGCGGGCTCAAGGTTGTCACCGAGAACGCCTGGTTCGCGGCACGCCCCTCAGGCACCGAGGACGTCTACAAGATCTACGCCGAGTCCTTCAAGGGCGCGGACCACCTGGCACAGGTCCAGCAGGAGGCCAAGGCCCTGGTGGACGGCGTCATCGCCTAA
- a CDS encoding DUF4190 domain-containing protein, with protein sequence MTDQPAKGNEDKPAGYEPPQYVPPAQFSAPEQSQPSAPVPPSYDQGNATQPIPPYEQNSYGQQSSYGQPPAQEPYTPGDYSQQPASPYGQPPSPYQQQAFGQQPYGQPQSPYGQPAYYAMPAQPKGLSIASLVCGIAIYVGFGFIIVPQIAAVVLGHLALKREPAGKGMAIAGLVMGYLGILLTVIFGIIIIIGIGAASTSSRYGY encoded by the coding sequence ATGACAGATCAGCCAGCCAAGGGCAACGAGGACAAGCCGGCCGGGTACGAGCCGCCGCAGTACGTTCCGCCGGCCCAGTTCAGCGCTCCCGAGCAGAGCCAGCCGAGCGCTCCCGTTCCGCCGTCGTACGACCAGGGCAATGCCACGCAGCCGATCCCGCCGTACGAGCAGAACTCCTACGGCCAGCAGAGCTCCTATGGCCAGCCGCCCGCGCAGGAGCCGTACACCCCGGGTGACTACAGCCAGCAGCCCGCCTCGCCCTATGGCCAGCCGCCGAGTCCTTACCAGCAGCAGGCTTTCGGTCAGCAGCCCTACGGCCAGCCGCAGTCTCCCTACGGCCAGCCTGCCTACTACGCCATGCCCGCCCAGCCCAAGGGCCTGAGCATTGCGAGCCTGGTCTGCGGAATCGCCATCTACGTCGGCTTCGGCTTCATCATCGTTCCGCAGATCGCGGCAGTAGTACTCGGCCACCTCGCGCTGAAGCGCGAACCCGCGGGCAAGGGCATGGCGATCGCCGGTCTGGTGATGGGCTATCTGGGCATCCTGCTGACCGTGATTTTCGGCATCATCATCATCATCGGCATCGGCGCAGCAAGTACCAGCAGCCGGTACGGCTACTAG
- a CDS encoding peptide MFS transporter, which produces MPAVSASIKKMSTPQTTAEPVKPAGDTSFFGHPKMLASLFSVEMWERFSFYGMQGILLYYMYFTAEQGGLAIDQGLAAGLVGAYGGGVYLSTILGAWLADRLFGSEKVLFGSAIMIMAGHIALALLPGIPGLIAGLVLVGVGSGGLKANATALVGSLYGEKDERRDAGFSIFYMGINIGGLIGPLVTGFLQTSFGFHVGFGAAAVGMAIGLVIYSLGRKRLPEEAHRVPNPLPGKDRTRYGLIFLGILIVIGALLGTGIVNANNLARSMAYAAIGASVIYLFLIFRSPLVTRVERKRVVAFIPLYIASAAFWALFQQQFTFIAVYSQEKLDRNLFGWEMPAAWVQSINPVFIIIFAGVMAALWTKLGSKQPSSPLKFAMGLFIMGLAFLAFIPLAGEGKTPLLALVGILFLFTLAELCLSPIGLSVSTKLAPQAFHTQMVALFFLSVSLGTTLAGILAGLYNPADELPYFLGIGGVAVVLAVALAAATPAIKKLMGGVR; this is translated from the coding sequence ATGCCCGCAGTCAGTGCCAGCATTAAGAAAATGAGCACACCCCAAACCACGGCTGAGCCCGTTAAACCAGCGGGCGATACGTCATTTTTCGGCCACCCAAAGATGTTGGCCAGCCTCTTCTCCGTGGAAATGTGGGAGCGATTCTCCTTCTACGGCATGCAGGGCATCCTGCTGTACTACATGTACTTCACCGCCGAACAGGGCGGACTGGCCATTGACCAAGGACTCGCCGCTGGTTTGGTGGGCGCTTACGGTGGCGGCGTCTACCTGTCCACGATCCTCGGCGCCTGGCTGGCCGACCGCCTCTTCGGTTCCGAGAAGGTCCTCTTCGGCTCGGCCATCATGATCATGGCCGGCCACATCGCACTGGCCCTGCTCCCGGGCATTCCGGGCCTGATTGCCGGCCTGGTTCTGGTGGGTGTCGGTTCCGGCGGCCTGAAAGCCAACGCAACAGCCTTGGTCGGCAGCCTGTACGGCGAAAAAGACGAGCGCCGCGATGCCGGCTTCTCCATCTTCTACATGGGCATCAACATCGGCGGTCTCATCGGCCCGCTGGTCACAGGTTTCCTGCAGACCAGCTTCGGCTTCCACGTTGGCTTCGGCGCTGCAGCTGTGGGCATGGCAATCGGCCTGGTCATCTACTCGCTGGGCCGCAAACGGCTGCCCGAGGAAGCACACCGCGTTCCCAACCCGCTGCCGGGCAAGGACCGGACACGTTACGGGCTCATTTTCCTGGGCATCCTGATCGTCATCGGCGCGCTGCTGGGCACTGGTATCGTCAACGCCAACAACCTCGCCCGCAGCATGGCATACGCGGCCATTGGCGCCTCGGTGATCTACCTGTTCCTGATCTTCCGCAGCCCTCTGGTCACCCGTGTGGAGCGCAAGCGCGTTGTCGCGTTCATCCCGCTGTACATTGCGTCGGCGGCGTTCTGGGCACTGTTCCAGCAGCAGTTCACGTTCATTGCCGTCTACTCGCAGGAAAAGCTGGACCGCAACCTGTTTGGTTGGGAAATGCCTGCCGCGTGGGTGCAGTCCATCAACCCGGTCTTCATCATCATCTTCGCCGGGGTCATGGCCGCGCTGTGGACCAAGCTGGGCTCCAAGCAGCCGAGTTCGCCCCTCAAGTTCGCCATGGGCCTGTTCATCATGGGCCTGGCGTTCCTGGCGTTTATCCCGCTCGCTGGTGAAGGCAAGACGCCGCTGCTGGCACTCGTGGGAATCCTGTTCCTGTTCACCCTCGCGGAACTGTGCCTCTCCCCCATCGGCCTGTCGGTGAGCACCAAGCTGGCCCCGCAAGCCTTCCACACGCAGATGGTTGCGCTGTTCTTCCTGTCGGTCTCGCTCGGCACAACTCTCGCCGGCATCCTGGCCGGCCTGTACAACCCGGCCGACGAGCTCCCGTACTTCCTGGGCATCGGCGGCGTCGCAGTGGTCCTGGCCGTTGCCTTGGCTGCAGCTACTCCGGCGATCAAGAAGTTGATGGGCGGCGTCCGCTAG
- a CDS encoding amidase: MQDLSKQTAVQLRDAMASGELSAREAATHFISAIEARNPQLGAFITVTADQALMDARTADTRHARLSKEGRLEELPLLHGLPTAFKDLTDVAGVPTTHGSAALEHKPAPEDGALASTLKAQGVISLGKTQVPEFGLTAYSENRIAPPSRNPHSLARSSGGSSGGSAAAVAAGLVPFAPGTDGGGSIRIPAGACGLVGLKPGRGLVPAGASAGDAAKLVVAGPLARNASDAALLLDALVPRDQAPDGGYLANVGRAPEPLRIGVSLDSPWARVYPFGIEQDALDALDLGIKVLSEAGHSVGEAEIRYDNRYPEAFTAAWTAGVGNARIAPQREPLLTPLTRTFRRRAQQRSVLKVDEALGFLRQFEHDTIAQYAQWDLILMPTLAQTPRPIGWFTGGGHSGDPWPSAWAGDADEDYKRQCQYAPWSSMVNVCGLPAISIPVHTTAAGLPMGIQLIGPAGSELRLLQIARSLEAATEAV, encoded by the coding sequence ATGCAGGACCTTTCCAAGCAAACTGCCGTCCAGCTCCGTGATGCCATGGCCAGCGGCGAGCTCTCGGCCAGGGAGGCCGCAACGCATTTCATCTCAGCAATAGAGGCACGAAACCCTCAGCTCGGCGCCTTCATCACCGTCACCGCGGATCAGGCCCTCATGGACGCCCGAACCGCCGATACCCGCCATGCCCGGCTGTCCAAGGAAGGTCGCCTGGAGGAGCTGCCGCTGCTGCACGGGCTGCCCACAGCATTCAAGGACCTCACCGATGTTGCCGGCGTCCCGACCACCCACGGCAGCGCGGCCTTGGAACACAAACCAGCACCCGAAGACGGGGCTTTGGCATCAACCCTGAAGGCGCAGGGCGTGATCTCGCTGGGCAAGACCCAGGTCCCGGAGTTCGGGCTGACGGCCTACAGCGAAAACCGCATCGCACCGCCGTCGCGCAATCCGCATTCCTTGGCTCGAAGCTCCGGCGGGTCCTCGGGTGGCAGCGCTGCCGCGGTGGCTGCGGGGCTCGTGCCGTTCGCGCCCGGGACCGACGGCGGCGGGTCCATCCGGATTCCCGCCGGAGCCTGCGGCTTGGTGGGGCTGAAGCCGGGACGGGGGCTGGTCCCCGCGGGGGCGAGCGCCGGAGACGCGGCCAAGTTGGTGGTGGCCGGGCCACTCGCGCGAAACGCGTCGGACGCAGCGTTGCTGTTGGACGCGCTGGTCCCCCGGGATCAAGCGCCCGACGGCGGCTACCTCGCCAACGTTGGCCGGGCGCCGGAGCCCCTGAGAATCGGCGTAAGCCTGGACAGCCCATGGGCTCGCGTCTACCCCTTCGGGATCGAGCAAGATGCACTGGACGCCTTGGACCTGGGCATAAAGGTGTTGTCGGAAGCCGGTCACAGTGTTGGCGAGGCCGAAATCCGCTACGACAACCGTTATCCGGAAGCCTTCACCGCGGCCTGGACTGCCGGCGTCGGAAATGCCCGTATAGCACCCCAGCGCGAGCCCTTGCTGACGCCCCTCACCAGGACATTCAGGCGCAGGGCGCAACAGCGAAGCGTCTTGAAGGTGGATGAAGCTCTGGGGTTCCTTCGGCAATTCGAGCACGACACCATTGCCCAGTACGCGCAGTGGGACCTGATCCTGATGCCTACCCTGGCGCAGACGCCCCGGCCCATCGGATGGTTCACCGGCGGAGGGCACAGCGGCGATCCTTGGCCGAGCGCGTGGGCAGGCGACGCGGATGAGGACTACAAACGTCAATGCCAGTACGCGCCGTGGAGTTCCATGGTGAACGTGTGCGGATTGCCCGCCATCAGCATTCCGGTCCACACCACCGCAGCGGGCTTGCCCATGGGAATCCAGCTCATCGGGCCAGCTGGTTCTGAGCTGCGGCTTCTCCAAATTGCCCGCTCCCTGGAGGCTGCGACGGAGGCTGTCTAG
- a CDS encoding peptidase E, which translates to MAAGQPTILATSGGYKPGARTRIEFNHLVHYAVELSGVTGRAPKVTHIGTASGDQRWWAAEMDQAARIAGFDFSHLNLFTIPNIEDPEAHLLEQDVVWVNGGSVVNLLAVWRAHGLDRILRKAWEGGVVLAGVSAGSICWYQGGVTDSYGPELRPVTDSLGFLPYGNGVHYDSELRRAPAIHKLVANGTLGETHCTDDGVGLVYRGTELVEVVSEVKNKAAFRVTAGAGESVDAVAVEERLESRFLG; encoded by the coding sequence ATGGCTGCTGGGCAACCCACGATTCTGGCTACATCCGGCGGCTACAAGCCGGGTGCCAGGACCCGGATCGAGTTCAACCATCTGGTGCACTACGCGGTGGAACTCTCCGGAGTGACCGGCCGCGCGCCCAAGGTGACGCACATTGGCACGGCCTCCGGCGATCAGCGGTGGTGGGCTGCGGAAATGGACCAGGCCGCGCGCATTGCCGGGTTCGACTTCAGCCACCTCAACCTCTTCACCATTCCGAACATCGAGGATCCCGAAGCCCATCTCCTGGAGCAGGACGTCGTCTGGGTCAATGGCGGATCCGTGGTTAACCTGTTGGCTGTGTGGCGTGCCCACGGGCTGGACCGGATCCTGCGCAAGGCCTGGGAGGGCGGCGTCGTGCTGGCCGGAGTTTCGGCCGGATCCATCTGTTGGTACCAGGGCGGCGTGACCGATTCCTATGGCCCCGAGCTGCGCCCCGTCACGGATTCCCTGGGCTTCCTCCCCTACGGCAACGGGGTCCACTACGATTCGGAGCTCCGCCGCGCACCCGCCATCCACAAGCTGGTGGCCAACGGCACGCTCGGCGAGACCCACTGCACGGACGACGGCGTGGGGCTGGTTTACCGGGGTACGGAACTCGTAGAGGTGGTGTCCGAGGTCAAGAACAAGGCCGCTTTCCGTGTGACGGCCGGAGCCGGCGAGAGCGTGGACGCTGTTGCTGTGGAGGAACGGTTGGAGTCTCGTTTCCTTGGCTGA
- a CDS encoding rhodanese-like domain-containing protein, with translation MSDFDTVPVGDIPADASILDVREDYEWVAGHAEGARHIPMDQLPARLDELDPDEDFFVICRTGGRSFRAVQWLVGQGYSAVNVAGGMDMWFEAGKPMVSDNGLKPVVL, from the coding sequence ATGAGTGACTTCGATACCGTGCCCGTGGGCGACATTCCGGCCGATGCCAGCATCCTGGACGTCCGCGAGGACTACGAGTGGGTGGCCGGCCACGCGGAAGGTGCACGCCACATTCCCATGGACCAATTGCCGGCACGTCTGGATGAACTTGATCCGGACGAGGACTTCTTCGTGATCTGCCGGACGGGTGGCCGGTCGTTCCGTGCAGTGCAGTGGCTGGTGGGCCAGGGTTACTCGGCCGTGAACGTGGCCGGGGGCATGGATATGTGGTTTGAAGCGGGCAAGCCAATGGTTTCGGACAACGGCCTCAAGCCGGTAGTCCTTTAG
- the pheA gene encoding prephenate dehydratase, which produces MSAATYTFLGPEGTFTEAALLQVPGAAEATRIPCTNVNTALERVRVGKADAAMVPIENSVEGGVTATLDAIATGQELRIIREALVPITFVLVARPGVELSDIKRVSTHGHAWAQCRLWVDANLPGVDYVPGSSTAAAAMGLLEDDAHYEAAICGPLIAADQPGLNILATDIGDNPDAVTRFILVSRPGALPERTGADKTTVVVPLPEDHPGALMEILDQFASRGVNLSRIESRPTGQYLGHYFFSIDADGHASDSRVADALAGLHRISPATRFLGSYARADKQEAVVAPHTSDAAFASAHAWVDAILKGS; this is translated from the coding sequence ATGTCAGCAGCCACGTACACCTTCCTCGGACCTGAGGGCACGTTCACTGAAGCGGCCCTCCTGCAGGTTCCGGGCGCTGCTGAGGCAACCCGCATTCCGTGCACCAACGTCAATACGGCGCTGGAACGCGTTCGCGTCGGCAAAGCAGACGCAGCCATGGTTCCCATCGAAAACTCGGTGGAGGGTGGCGTCACGGCTACCCTGGATGCGATCGCCACGGGACAGGAACTCCGGATCATCCGGGAGGCCCTGGTTCCCATTACCTTCGTGCTGGTGGCGAGGCCCGGCGTCGAACTTTCCGACATCAAGCGCGTCTCGACGCACGGCCACGCCTGGGCTCAGTGCCGCTTGTGGGTGGACGCGAACCTGCCCGGGGTGGACTACGTGCCGGGTTCGTCGACGGCGGCGGCAGCCATGGGACTCCTGGAGGATGACGCCCACTACGAGGCTGCCATCTGCGGCCCGCTGATCGCCGCCGACCAGCCCGGACTCAACATCCTGGCGACGGACATCGGGGATAACCCGGACGCCGTGACGCGGTTCATCCTGGTCAGCCGGCCCGGTGCGCTGCCGGAAAGGACCGGAGCCGACAAGACCACCGTTGTTGTTCCTCTCCCGGAAGACCACCCAGGTGCGCTCATGGAGATCCTGGACCAGTTCGCCTCCCGCGGCGTGAACCTCAGCCGCATCGAATCAAGGCCTACCGGGCAGTACTTGGGCCACTACTTCTTCAGCATCGACGCCGACGGCCACGCCTCGGATTCGCGGGTGGCCGATGCCTTGGCAGGGCTGCACCGGATCAGCCCAGCGACGCGCTTCCTGGGCTCCTATGCCCGCGCGGACAAGCAGGAGGCTGTGGTGGCTCCGCACACGTCGGACGCCGCGTTCGCCTCGGCACATGCCTGGGTGGACGCGATCCTGAAGGGTTCCTAG